cTCAGATCTCAGATCTGTACTTGGCAGTAGGAGATGTATCATCGTTGTTGATATTTAACACCAAAAGCAGAGCTCCACGGACTACTTAGTCACTCGGTCCATCACATCAGCCAAACTTGCACGGTCACCAGGATTTGTTAATCTTTCATCACACTATGCTACACTAGCAATCATGTACAACTTGTGCGTTCGTTACGTTACTGGTGTCAGCATACGAAGCTCGCAAAAGCAAGCCAAGGTCCCTCAGGGTAACTATGAAGGTAACATCATTTCTGGAACGCCAGCACCCCCCAAAGCCCGCTCCACCAAGACGGCCAAGCGGAAGGGTTGCACTGACTGGGTCGAGCCCCCAGTACGGCTAATAGGGAACTTTTGTCGTCACTGGGACCTGGCAAAGAGCAACTCACCTATTGGATCTTGGATGGGCTAGGGGCAGCGGAGCCCGTGCCAGcgcgcgccttcttcttggccggagccgcgcgcttcttggGCGGCGCGTTCGGGTCCAAGTTCTTCTTCCATCCCTTCTTTGGCCCAGGcttcttgcgctcctcgggaGGCTTGGGCGGTCGAccgcgcttcttctcgccatcgtcacgcttcttgccctgctgctgctggtcgtcgtcgagaccgaggaACGACTTGCCAACAGCCTTGATAAGGTCCTCGTTGGACGGCTGAGCCACACGCTTCGACTGTTGCAGTTCCTGCGACATGTACATCATGTCGTCCCACCGGTCGAGGTACTTCTTGAGGTAGGAGTGTGACGAAAGGCGATGGCGCagggcctcggccttgagtGGAATGGGCTGGCGGGGCACGCTTGGGTTCGAGCGGGTAGCCCCGAAAGGACGACACAAGTCGGCGAGGAACTCGGCGGtcatgtcctcgaggacgtcgaccgAGTCGACATCAGGCTCGGCAACGTCGCCACAAGCGTACATTAGACGCGCGATCTCGCCTCGCATTTGCCCACGCATGCTCGGCTCCTCACGTGGACGCGAGTTGCCCGCGGTGAGGGGACGTTCAGTCGCAGAGCTGATGAGGGCCGTGAGAGGGTTGGTAGAAGCAGACGGTCGTTGGTCCGGCACGTCGATGCGCAGGCGTTTAACGGGACGGGACGGGTCCTTCGGGCGGACTGCCTGCGGGGCTATGCCAGGGCGACCTAACGAAGGATGGATCGGCTGGGGTGGTTTGCCGTGCGCGTTCTGCTGTGCCATGCGCTGGCTCGCAATGAATGTCGAATGGAcgtggcgctggcggtcTGGCGGCAGAGCTTGAAACTGGGCTATGGCGTCCTGAGTCGACGGGCGCACAGGCGGGACAGCCGGCCGCAGGGACATGGCTCTGTTGTAGTTCTGGTGGGCGAAGAACAACGACAGCGTTGCGAGCAGGTTCGGCGGCACCGCCGGTGCATTCGCTGGTGCGACAGGCGAGGAAGCCGATGGTGTTGCCGCTAAGGGCGTAGCTGGACCGCTGGGCGGTCCACTAGTCGGCGCCGATGGCGGTTGCGACGGGGGCTGCGACATCTGCTCTGGTCAGCCATTATTCATGGAACAAGAGCGAAGGAATCATAAAGCCGATTGAAGCATAGACGCTCCTGCCTCACATCGCACCGCACCGCACACCGCGTTCAACAGCCAGTACACAGAACGTGGACCAGACAGCGTCTCGCGGCCCGAGGCCACCGAGGTGGGCGCAGGTGGCGCGAAGGAGACAGGGAGGGCTCAGAGAATGGATTGAGCTAAAGTTGAATCATGTCAGGAGGAAGGGCAGACACTTACGTTGTCGGGAGCCGTGGGGGCGAGAACCTTACGTTGCCGGGAACCGTGGGGCCGAGAACCTAGGTAGAGGAGAGAGAAATTCTAGCTCGTCAGTGTCGAGTTCAACAACACGGACAAGGGATGGGAGTTCAGAAAGTGTTTTTGGTATATTGGGTTTATCGCTCATGACCTCTCGGAAGCAGAACTGAAGTTTGGTTTTCATCACGAAAGATGAAGAAGGTAGGACAAGACACTCacgaggaagaagagagatGGGACAGTATCCCGACACCAGGCCTGTGTTGTGAATGGTTATTCGCTGCGCAAGCCTGGCGTCTGGGGGTCCTCTGTCAATCGGGTAACCCGATTTCGAAAAGAGACGATTGATGAAAggtggatggaggagaGATTAAGTAGTTCTCCAAGAGTGCAAATGGGAAGGTGCGAGACCGGAGTTAGGGAATTCTCCGATGGGTGGCACGTCCTCAACCCACCCTATGTTTGCCACTCGACTTGAATGTTGGAtcacaacctccaccttacatcaacctccactcGACTTGAACAAACATGGGCGCCGACGGTGGAAGCATCCCAGACCgacgcgacctcgtcaagacGCGTGGCAAGGCCGCCACGGCCGACAAAGCTGTTTCGCGCGAGCGTTTCTTCTACTGTGCCCTCAGCAAGGTGAGGTTGCTTGCTTGCTCGCTTGCTTGACGTTTCGcaagctgacgccagaaACGGCTGGCCAAGCCAGTAGTCGCCGACCCTCTTGGCAAGCTGTACAACAAGGACGCGGCGATCGAgtacctcctcgacaagaGTGCTTACGGCGACGGCGAACAGATCTGCCCGTACATCAATGGTGTCAAGGTATGCTAACATACTATCAAGCTGACGTCAGGATCTTCTCACGTTGAATGCGCAGCCGAATCcggacgagggcgagggcaaggcgcCCTTCGTGTGCTGGTTgtcgctcaaggagatgaACGGCGCTGTGCCCTTCATTGCTCTCCGGCACTGCGGCTGCGTGTtcgccgacggcgcgctgcgcgccgttctccccaacctcgccaagatTGGTGAGACGGCTGAGGAACCCTCCCAAGTCGCCTGCCCAAACTGCACGAAGACTTTCGACcccacctcgtcatcaGCCGTGCTTCCGATCTATCCCACGCAGGAGGTGCAGGACGTGCTCCTCACGGCGCTATTTgcagcgcgcgccgtcgccaaggccaacaAGAAACGCAAGAatggcaaggacaaggagaagaaggaggacaagggGGAACGCGCAACAAAagtcgccaagctcaagaatGATCGTTCGGCATCCGGCTCACCCGCGCCAGCGGCTGCCAACTCGTCCCTCACATCGAGTGTGCGCGCCCAGCTTGCCGAGCAAGAGAAGAAGCGGttggcggcgcaggcggggatgagcgacgccgtcaaggccatGTTCCACAACGGTGATAcgggcaagaagggcgacGTTGCGGATTTCTTTGGACGCACGTACAACCGCTACGCGACGTCTTAGCTGACGTGGACCTGGGCGAACGCGAACCAGCGGACCACCGAACCACCGAACCCAAGCGAGAGACTTGTTGTATCAACGTTCTGCATCATAGTAACTGTAAGCTACGGCATCTGCATTGTGTGTGACTGTACGCTACCATACAGGGTATGGCCAGTGGAAATCTAAGAACGATAACTGGGATGGGAAAGAGACTGGCTGCCATTCGGCAAGGCCTTGGGTGCGGGATACATCTTGGCCCAAAGCTCGGTGTTGTGTCCGAACCGCTCGCCGTCCGGAGGAGGCAAACTACCAGGCGGCAAGATACCCCCATACCCCTCGAACTTGCCATCCTGGACGATGGCTATTGAGCTTGTATGAGCCTCCCTGGGACGCGACCCGCAGATATCGCAGAAGAACCGAATCGCATCCCCTCCGGACTCGGTTCTGGACCTCCATTGTGCGGGATGGCCTGTGATTTGGACAGAGTCAAAGGCGATAATGTACGATGAGATGTGGCCCGTGAGTCAAAGGCGATAATGTACGTTGAGATGCGGCCCGTGAAGCGGTTGCAGTCTGTGCAGTCTGTAGTCGGCTCTCAGGAGCGTGGTGCGGAAGGAGTGGCTATCCACGACAGATTGGAACGATGCTAGCTTCCTCATCTACAGCCATAGTCACCGCGCCGCAATTGTAATGCTCGGCGAGTTTCATGGCGCCTAGATTGCCACCTCACCCAACGCTGTTGGTTTGACGGTCGGCGCGTATCATGGGTTCGGCACACCACCATTCCACCGAACGGCCGACAGGGTATGGGCCGCGAGTCGTACGCTTGATGAGCAAGTCCGACGCTTCTGCCCAAGGCAAGAACGAGCATCgcagcggcgcgggcggtgCCTTGTGGTGTGGCATGATTCCCCACTTGAAAACAAGTCTGATGAGCCACGGGGACGACATGCCGCGCCCAACCCCGAACCCGACATCGCAAGAGCCCAATGGATACATGCAAGTGGTGGTGATACAATGCTAGAGGCTAGGAGGTGTTGTTACTCGGGAATCTTGGGAAACGGGTACGCGGTCATCGGCAAGGTCCGCACACTTGCGCTTTTATTGCTCAAGCTCAATGGGACGCGCCGTGCACTCCCCGAACTGGAAGAGGCAAACTCTAGTGGGGGCGTATCGTCCgcctcggtctcgtcgaCACTCGCCCGTCGGGATACGGGCGCACTCCCACCAACGCGGAAAATACGTTTGCGGCGCCCCTTGACCGGCCCGTGGCCACCATTGCcctccatgtcctcgactGGGGTCGAGCGCCCGAGGTGCGGAAAGGAGCGGACGGCAATGTGCTCGTGTGCACGCGCGTAGGGGGATAGCGTGTTGGCTGACAGGCTGAGGGTTGCGAGCTGGCTCACACTGTTGTTTAGGGGGAGGGTGATGCGGGGACCAGAGAGGCTGGGAGCGCGCTCGCGTAGGCGAGAAGGTACAGCCGAACGGGGTTTGGGCTCGTGGCTTACTGTCCGGCGTGGAGGGGTGTCAGGTAatgggaaggaggggaaggaggcggcggagcgTGAGAGTGAGTTGCCTCTTCCGTGTCGTGGGCCGTTGGCGCGCAGCGGCGAGCCTGGTCGCCCGCCTAAtggggacggggagggggatgcAGCCCGCAAAGCCGTACTCAGCGATTGCGCGTGTGATCGCGCATCGCTCACGTTCGTGACCGTCCGCATAAGAGGCGGATGGGAGAAAACACGACCGCCATCGCGCAAGCTGCCCACCGTCGAAGTGCCGCCCACGCTGGAGGCGCGCGCTGTAACACTTCCAGTCCCGCCAGAGGGGGACGGCATGGcgccgccgaagccgcTCTCGCTAGGGGCACGGATCCGGCTCTGCGCGTGAAACACGCGTGGGCGGgtgacgacgccgccgccgaccgcgGGGAAGAGCTCCCATGTGATCGTtgagtcgtcgtcggggcTGGCGACGGACGCGCTCGATCGCCGCGAGGTGTTGGGCGATACCTGCATTGGGGAGCGCAcgatgtcgtcgacgacgtcaatGTCCTCGAAATCATCTTCTGGCTCCAGACCCTCGTCGAAGCTCGAGTCCATCAGACTGCTCAGACCGCGGCCGGTGGTCCGCGCCCGCTGCCACACGCGTCCCAGTGCCTCGTATCCCGAATGCGTCGGCAAGCCTTCTGGCCTCAGGCCGTAGGTCGGGTCGTAGTGCTCAATGTCCGGGAACACAGTGTACCCAGTGGGCGACTCGCCgagcggtggtggggacGGCTTGAACGACCCCGTACTCGGGCGGTGCAGCGCTCTCCTCCGTGGGGTCGGCGTGGCAGAGGCCGGCGCGAACGAATCGCGACTAAGGTGgggctcctcgtcgtcgctgtcgtaCTGTGGCCTGTTTGCGGGTGTCACGGGTTCTGGCCCGTCGCGGTACGGCGTCTCGACTGTGCCGCCTGAACCAGTGAACCAGCGCTGTGAGAGGCGGTGGATGATTCCCGGCAGGTCCTCGCGGAACATCTCGCGCAGCTGCCCCTCAATCTCCTGCTGGAGATATCCACggatgacctcgaccgAGTCaaaggtggaggagacgTCAACGTTCTGCAGGGGGTCGTTCTTGAACACGAGCGTGATGCCCTTGGTCTtggagacgacgagaaTGAGGATCGCGCGCAGATGCAGCTTGCTCAGGCGCAGCGTCATTGGCACGAGGAGCGGCTGGGAGGCGAGGAGTGGAGTCGAGATGGGCAGGGTGGAGCtggggatgaggttggGGTTGTGCGACAGTGGGTTGGCCTGCACAAGGCAGCGGACGGTGATCCACGCGTCGCCCTGGTACCCAAGGCGCAGAATTCCGCGAAAACGGTCGAGCGAGAGGTCTCCGATCTCCAACAGCGTGAGAGTCgggggctggggttagcgcCAGAGTAGGAGGGAGTGGAGCTGAAGTGCGGAATCGAGCGGCATCGACTAGTACGCCATCGCCTGCACGTGAGGCACCCACCTGCGAGCCCAtgttgaggtcgacgacctcgatgcGCCCCTGGATAACAGGCGGCTTGTTTCCCTTGTTGAGCGCCGTCTCGAGCATCGCCTTTGCGTCATCGTAgaacgacggcgagaacgCGTTGTCCCATGACGGAAAGCAGAACGACATGGTAggcggggtgggggggtggggggcGCGGTATCTGCGTGTATGGGTGAGGGTGGCGTGTATGGGTGAAGACGGTAGGTctgacgaggacgggacGGGCTAGGGGTAGGCGATAGGAGTGGCGGGGAGGTGAGGTCGCACGAGCAGGTGAGGAGAGTGTGCCTGACTTTTTCGACCGTGACCGAGGACCGAGGACGGCCGTTGGCGTCGTCAAGTCTTGAGTTGGAATGTGAAAGACAAtgtgaggaggatgggaCGTGATGTGACTGGAGAAGGGGGTGGTTCAACTGGTCCCAAGAGCGGAATGAAGTGAAAGGTTTTGTTGGCCGGTGAGGTAGGAATCAAGAACCGCGCGATAGAGCTGCAATTCAATTAATTGAATGTACAGTAGCAGCTGGGCTAGCGGGGTAGGGACATGATGCGGGAccgtcaatgtcgaggttggcgggACTTGCAGAAGCAGATGAGAAGCGGAGGGTTGGCAAATAGATGGCAAGCCGTTGGACCGATGGCGGCAAAAACAGAACATCCGATCAACCCCGAGTACCAAGTCGGAACGGGCGGAACCAAATTACGCAGAACATAGGGCTTACATGGCTTGTTTGTGCCGCGGCACGCATGCATTGCCAGGCAAGCCATGCCGAACTACGCGTCCTCGTTCATGGTCCTATCGTCTCATGACCTGTGCAAGTGTTTTCTCTTCATGCCGTGCAGCTACAGTACGCCGTATCTGAGCTGAACGCCTGTAGGCCCAAACTACCCAAACTACCCAACTACCCAACCCCAATGCTCGCTGATCTTCCGACCATTTTTCAGAACATGAAAAGAATCATAAACAATGATAGTGTGGTCGCGCCGCTCAACGCCCGCCGTTCCTTGTCCATTTTCCCGCAGTACCTGGCCCCACGGGCCATCTAGCTCCGCATCTATGCCACTACTGCTGTCCGACATGCTTGACCTCAACACGACTCGCCCCAATCTTGGGCGGGAGTACGAGGACGGTTGTATTGCGCCGCCAGAACGTGACCAAGGTCGTGGCGAGAGTGTCTGGATCGTCCTATTGTCAGCGCCCAGCCCAACCACTGACTCAAACCTCGTGCAAATAATGCCCGACATCCTGCATGACCTCTTGCTGGAACTTGCCCTGCCTTTTGTTAGTCTTTTCTTTTAGATGATGCGTACATCTGGCCGACCATGAGGTCGCGGTCCAGCCGGTCCTGTCCGGCAAGGCAGAGGAAGCGAGCGCACTTGACAGCGAGGAATTTCTGGCTTAGGCCAGCGTACCATTCTGAATCAGCCTGGCGGACACAAGAGGAGAAGAACGCGGACACTTACGCTCCCAGTACGGCTCGGTAGCCATCAAATCCGTCCTCCAAACCACCTTATTCCCATCCGGCACAACAATAGACGGGACGCTAACCCTCGCACTTGTCTCGTTCCGAATCGTCCCAGACGTAACACTGGATCAGCAGGCCCATATTCAACTCACTGCCACCCAATGGCCTCTGGAACCGAATTGAACTCAGTTGGCCGCTTGGATAAGATTGCCTTCATGAGATGCAGTGACTCGACCGCAGTACCTATCGTCAGCTAACCCCCCACGGAGACCTaccctcgacgacatcgagcACTCCCACACCGGCAATCGTATACCCTAATTCCTGCAGGACCGGGGCAGCGTTCACGATGGGCGCGGCACCCATAGAATGACCAAGGAGCTTGAGTCAGCCCATCCAATTATGACGTACAATCAATGCCGGCGCGGTTTTGGCATCGTCCCACATCTGCTGCACGACAGCGACCAGGTCAGCTTGGAGTGTCTGCAGGGAGAGATCCTTGTCGTTACCACTT
Above is a genomic segment from Cutaneotrichosporon cavernicola HIS019 DNA, chromosome: 1 containing:
- the MDM34 gene encoding uncharacterized protein (Component of the ERMES MDM complex, which serves as a molecular tether to connect the endoplasmic reticulum and mitochondria. Components of this complex are involved in the control of mitochondrial shape and protein biogenesis and may function in phospholipid exchange. MDM34 is required for the interaction of the ER-resident membrane protein MMM1 and the outer mitochondrial membrane-resident beta-barrel protein MDM10), whose product is MSFCFPSWDNAFSPSFYDDAKAMLETALNKGNKPPVIQGRIEVVDLNMGSQPPTLTLLEIGDLSLDRFRGILRLGYQGDAWITVRCLVQANPLSHNPNLIPSSTLPISTPLLASQPLLVPMTLRLSKLHLRAILILVVSKTKGITLVFKNDPLQNVDVSSTFDSVEVIRGYLQQEIEGQLREMFREDLPGIIHRLSQRWFTGSGGTVETPYRDGPEPVTPANRPQYDSDDEEPHLSRDSFAPASATPTPRRRALHRPSTGSFKPSPPPLGESPTGYTVFPDIEHYDPTYGLRPEGLPTHSGYEALGRVWQRARTTGRGLSSLMDSSFDEGLEPEDDFEDIDVVDDIVRSPMQVSPNTSRRSSASVASPDDDSTITWELFPAVGGGVVTRPRVFHAQSRIRAPSESGFGGAMPSPSGGTGSVTARASSVGGTSTVGSLRDGGRVFSHPPLMRTVTNVSDARSHAQSLSTALRAASPSPSPLGGRPGSPLRANGPRHGRGNSLSRSAASFPSFPLPDTPPRRTVSHEPKPRSAVPSRLRERAPSLSGPRITLPLNNSVSQLATLSLSANTLSPYARAHEHIAVRSFPHLGRSTPVEDMEGNGGHGPVKGRRKRIFRVGGSAPVSRRASVDETEADDTPPLEFASSSSGSARRVPLSLSNKSASVRTLPMTAYPFPKIPE
- a CDS encoding uncharacterized protein (Transcription initiation factor IID, 18kD subunit) codes for the protein MSDKPNIPKTLSELPSLNFSLLYLGSRPHGSRQRKVLAPTAPDNMSQPPSQPPSAPTSGPPSGPATPLAATPSASSPVAPANAPAVPPNLLATLSLFFAHQNYNRAMSLRPAVPPVRPSTQDAIAQFQALPPDRQRHVHSTFIASQRMAQQNAHGKPPQPIHPSLGRPGIAPQAVRPKDPSRPVKRLRIDVPDQRPSASTNPLTALISSATERPLTAGNSRPREEPSMRGQMRGEIARLMYACGDVAEPDVDSVDVLEDMTAEFLADLCRPFGATRSNPSVPRQPIPLKAEALRHRLSSHSYLKKYLDRWDDMMYMSQELQQSKRVAQPSNEDLIKAVGKSFLGLDDDQQQQGKKRDDGEKKRGRPPKPPEERKKPGPKKGWKKNLDPNAPPKKRAAPAKKKARAGTGSAAPSPSKIQ
- the PPE1 gene encoding uncharacterized protein (Demethylates proteins that have been reversibly carboxymethylated); translation: MSDEFRRSILNRLPPMAPTRAPWAEPIDDDEEEELDQVGDLKSPPMKKLEPLSASDFFTQALEVAPPGRDTTFRAYLSPPTAPPAQNQRNKQGSYLFCHHGAGSGALSFAPLAKAVTAKSGGELGVFAYDARGHGMSCKKKVLMEGKTQSGNDKDLSLQTLQADLVAVVQQMWDDAKTAPALILLGHSMGAAPIVNAAPVLQELGYTIAGVGVLDVVEGTAVESLHLMKAILSKRPTEFNSVPEAIGWHVTSGTIRNETSARVSVPSIVVPDGNKVVWRTDLMATEPYWEQWYAGLSQKFLAVKCARFLCLAGQDRLDRDLMVGQMQGKFQQEVMQDVGHYLHEDDPDTLATTLVTFWRRNTTVLVLPPKIGASRVEVKHVGQQ
- the rtf2 gene encoding uncharacterized protein (Rtf2 RING-finger), which encodes MGADGGSIPDRRDLVKTRGKAATADKAVSRERFFYCALSKKRLAKPVVADPLGKLYNKDAAIEYLLDKSAYGDGEQICPYINGVKDLLTLNAQPNPDEGEGKAPFVCWLSLKEMNGAVPFIALRHCGCVFADGALRAVLPNLAKIGETAEEPSQVACPNCTKTFDPTSSSAVLPIYPTQEVQDVLLTALFAARAVAKANKKRKNGKDKEKKEDKGERATKVAKLKNDRSASGSPAPAAANSSLTSSVRAQLAEQEKKRLAAQAGMSDAVKAMFHNGDTGKKGDVADFFGRTYNRYATS